Sequence from the Bradyrhizobium betae genome:
AGAGAACGATGGAAACCTGGAATACCGCACTTTTTCTGGCCCTCAATGCCCCGGCTTCAGCGAATGTCGTAACGATAGCGTTCGCCAAGGTAGCCGCGGAATATCTCGTTTATGTGGCCGCCGTTCTGGCGGTATGCTTGTGGATTCGAGGCGTGCGCGACCAACGGGATGCGTTGATTTCGATCGGGACCGGGCTCCTGACCGCGTTTGTACTGAGCTGGACCATTGGCCTTCTCTGGTATCATCCACGCCCCTTCGCGATAGGCTTGGGCCACACCCTTCTCGCCCACTCGCCCGACAGCTCTTTTCCGAGCGATCACACCACATTCCTTTGGACCTTCGGCTTCGGTCTCCTCGTCACGCGAGTACAGCGCGGGTGGGGATGGGTATTGGTTCTCGCCGGTCTTGCGACGGCCTTGGCTCGAATCTACGTGGGCGTTCACTTTCCTCTCGATATGGTCGGATCCGCCGTTGTCGCGGCCACAGGTGCTGCTGTGGCATGGGCTGTTCATCTTCACGTTGCAGACCGTATTCTGCCGCTGATAGAGCGGTCTTACGAATTTTTGCTACATGCCCTCCGTTTGCCCAAGGGGATTTTCCCCCGCCGCGTCGCTGATCGATGAAGCGTTTTGAGATAACGCTCGTCACGGGCAGGTGCCAGCCGTTCAAAAACTTCGATCTCAGCAATCATCTTTCCTGTCGTTTGCTCGTTTCTTTCGGGTCGCTTTCGATACATTACTCAGTCTTCGGCAAGCCACCGGTCGAAAGCTTCCAATATGTTCGGTCCATGGCAATTGACCGGCTTCCGAGCCACGGAAAATGCCCGTACCGGAAGGAAATTTGATGAGCTGCAATATCGGTAGGGCGCCTTTCGACAAAACGCTCAAACAAAGCTGCGGCCAATCCGGTCCGATCGGCCCCGCTTTGACAGTGGATCAGCATCGGCCGAGGGGCGGTGCGCATCGTCTCAATCAGTTGGGCGATCGTCGCGTCCTCCGGGTCCCGTAAGGCCGACATTCGAACGTCCAGATGAGAGGCTCCATGCGCGGTCGTCACCTCCACTTCGTTGTCGTACCACCAAGACCCGCTATTTTTTCCGCGCAGGTTGATCACCGACTTGATGCCGTAGGCAGCCATCACATCGGCCAACTTCTGCCCGTTCAACTGGGCGGAGCGGTAAAGCACCCCGGGTTCGACGACGTGAATATTCCCAACCAGTTGCAGGCCGATGGCCCACCCGCCGGCAAGACCAACGCAGATGAGAAGCGCATTTGTCGTATATGTCACGGCGCGGCCAATCGGGTGAGACTTCAAAAACCGGTTCGTTGTCGCAAAGAAAGCGAGACAGGACCTCCCGACATTTGATTGGCGACCTCGGTCGTTCGCCGTTCCTTCGGTCATTGCGAGTTTCCAATATGTGCTATCGGAGGCGCCGCGCGATCGAGCTCGACCTCCTGATTACGAAACCATGCGATGGCATCGAGCCGCCTGCCGCTGATCGGGCGCGCCCACCGGATGGTTTTTATCGCTTTGGCGGCTTCGCCCATCCACCAGTATTCCTTCACGACCATGAGCATCCATCCCCGACGACCGGACCGCTAAGAGTAAAAGCTTCGACAACGAAGCCATTCGTCGGGCCGCTATAACTGTGCCTCTCTCTCGCGCACTCGACGCCGTCCAACGTCCAATGCGATCGCTTCGAACCCGGATTGTGGGTGCTCATCAAAAGATCGAACAGCCGAAAGAAAGATGGACTGACAAAATTCTTCATGCGGCTGCTCTCCGACGAGCAATTCCGAACGGATGATGACGCCGATGGATGCCATTTCGCCCGCAGTTCACTTTGGTGCACCCGAAGCCGTTCTCTGGAATGATGAGCGGCGCGAATCCGGATACGCCGGGTGGATCGGGATCGCGCAGCGCACGAAACCCGTGAACCAGGGTATCGCTGTTGTTGACGCCTGGGGTTGGGCGGCCCTTGCCGTTCTTCAGCGGCTCGATGGAAAAGTAATGATTGTCGCCGTGAATCAGCAAAACGGGCTTGCCGAAAGCGGTCGCGCTCTTCTCGATGGCATCGAGGGCGAAGCATTGGATCGGTATTGCCGGTACGAATGTGGGAAATGTCATGTTTCACCTGATGCCAGTGAGACTTGCCTTTGCGCGACGGTCGTATCGGCAGCGAGGCGATAAAGATGAATATCGCCGGTCGCAAACTCGACCGAGGTGACTGTTTCGGGCGACAATCTGTCCAGAACCATGACCAGGGAGCGCAGACTATTCCCGTGGGCAACCACTAACGTCCTGTCGCCGCGCATGACTGCGGGCAAGATCGTTTGGATGAAGAATGGCAATACCCGTGCGGACGTATCCTTCAGGCTCTCTCCGCCCGGCGGCGAAACATCATACGAGCGGCGCCACAGATGAACTTGATCGTCGCCCCAACGCGTTCGAGCCTCATCCTTGTTCAGACCAGTGAGATCGCCGTAGTCTCGCTCGTTGAGTGCGGCATTGCGACACTGCCGGACATTGGCTTGTCCCATGTTCTCCAGGACGATCGAACACGATTGCCATGCCCGTCGAAGCCTTGAGGTGAAGGCGATATCGAACCGAACATCCAACGCTTGCAACCGTTGCGCAACACTGCCGGCTTCGGCAATTCCCTGTTCCGTCAGACCGAGATCGCGCGAGCCAGTGAAGATGTTCTTCAGATTTCCCTCGCTTTGGCCGTGCCGGACGAGGACGAGACGCCGGTCGATCGATGGCTGCGTAGCAGGATTGTCAAAGGACATGCGCGCTCCTTTGCGTCGGCCAAACGGCGTCCCTCGCGACATGCCTTTGCCGATGTAACCCTTTCAAGAAATTAAACTCCGCGTCGCCCAGAGTCCGATGAACAACGCCGTAGCAGACGCCAACACCGAAGCCAGAACGTAAAAGGCGAGGACCACCAACTCGCCGCGCTCATAAAGCAGGGCGACGTCGAGCGAGAACGACGAAAAGGTAGTGAAGCCGCCAAGAATGCCGGTCGCGAGAAACAACCGCCAGTGCTGGGAGGCGCTTCCGCTCGCCATGAAATAGCCGGCGATCAAACCCATCGCCAGCGACCCCACGATGTTGACGATCAATGTGCCGTAGGGAAAATTCAGACCGAAGACGCGAGCGGACCAGACGTTGACTCCATGTCGGAAAGCACCGCCGATGCCAGCGCCAAGGAACACGATCAGATACGCTTGCATCGCGCTATCTTCGATTCTTCGCGCGCGACCGCGCTTCGAAGATAGCGGTGACTAGTCCGAGGACAAGCAGGCCGCCGACGAGGTCGTAGGCCACGCCCAATCCGAACGCGAGAAAACAGACCGCGGCGACGGCAGCAAGAATTGACGCGGCAAAGCCATCGCCCGCGAT
This genomic interval carries:
- the crcB gene encoding fluoride efflux transporter CrcB, with protein sequence MQAYLIVFLGAGIGGAFRHGVNVWSARVFGLNFPYGTLIVNIVGSLAMGLIAGYFMASGSASQHWRLFLATGILGGFTTFSSFSLDVALLYERGELVVLAFYVLASVLASATALFIGLWATRSLIS
- a CDS encoding dual specificity protein phosphatase family protein — encoded protein: MTEGTANDRGRQSNVGRSCLAFFATTNRFLKSHPIGRAVTYTTNALLICVGLAGGWAIGLQLVGNIHVVEPGVLYRSAQLNGQKLADVMAAYGIKSVINLRGKNSGSWWYDNEVEVTTAHGASHLDVRMSALRDPEDATIAQLIETMRTAPRPMLIHCQSGADRTGLAAALFERFVERRPTDIAAHQISFRYGHFPWLGSRSIAMDRTYWKLSTGGLPKTE
- a CDS encoding undecaprenyl-diphosphatase, translated to METWNTALFLALNAPASANVVTIAFAKVAAEYLVYVAAVLAVCLWIRGVRDQRDALISIGTGLLTAFVLSWTIGLLWYHPRPFAIGLGHTLLAHSPDSSFPSDHTTFLWTFGFGLLVTRVQRGWGWVLVLAGLATALARIYVGVHFPLDMVGSAVVAATGAAVAWAVHLHVADRILPLIERSYEFLLHALRLPKGIFPRRVADR
- a CDS encoding 2,3-bisphosphoglycerate-dependent phosphoglycerate mutase — protein: MDRRLVLVRHGQSEGNLKNIFTGSRDLGLTEQGIAEAGSVAQRLQALDVRFDIAFTSRLRRAWQSCSIVLENMGQANVRQCRNAALNERDYGDLTGLNKDEARTRWGDDQVHLWRRSYDVSPPGGESLKDTSARVLPFFIQTILPAVMRGDRTLVVAHGNSLRSLVMVLDRLSPETVTSVEFATGDIHLYRLAADTTVAQRQVSLASGET